The following are from one region of the Petrotoga mobilis SJ95 genome:
- the rsmI gene encoding 16S rRNA (cytidine(1402)-2'-O)-methyltransferase codes for MGKLILVGTPIGNLEDISLRALKTLKEADLILTEDKRVTLKLINHFELGKKELFTFNEANSEKIMDTVLSLIESHNITALVSDAGMPVLADPGFNLVQRCWEKGIPIDVVPGPSALTSALAVSGFPASKFLFLGFLPRDKKLRRLLREIKEFEYPIVFFESPNRIKKTLQEILEIFGEMDVLVAREMTKLYQEFFKGKISEGIKFFESKDQVKGELTVVISPARRI; via the coding sequence ATGGGGAAATTAATTCTAGTTGGCACACCCATAGGTAATTTAGAAGATATTTCTTTAAGAGCTTTAAAAACCTTGAAAGAAGCTGACTTGATACTCACGGAGGATAAAAGGGTTACCTTGAAATTGATAAATCATTTTGAACTGGGCAAAAAGGAGTTATTCACTTTCAACGAGGCAAACTCAGAAAAGATTATGGACACAGTTCTATCTTTGATTGAAAGTCATAATATAACAGCCTTAGTATCAGATGCGGGTATGCCTGTTTTAGCAGATCCTGGCTTTAACTTAGTACAAAGATGTTGGGAAAAAGGTATTCCAATAGATGTGGTGCCAGGCCCTTCAGCCTTAACTTCTGCTTTAGCTGTGAGTGGATTCCCTGCTTCGAAGTTTTTGTTCTTAGGTTTTTTACCTCGGGATAAAAAATTGAGAAGACTTTTGAGAGAGATAAAAGAGTTCGAATATCCAATAGTTTTTTTTGAATCTCCAAATAGAATAAAAAAAACCTTGCAAGAGATTTTGGAAATTTTTGGAGAGATGGATGTACTTGTTGCCCGAGAAATGACGAAGCTGTATCAAGAATTTTTTAAAGGGAAGATTTCTGAAGGGATAAAATTTTTTGAATCCAAAGATCAAGTGAAAGGAGAGCTGACCGTTGTTATTTCCCCAGCAAGAAGAATTTAA
- a CDS encoding CTP synthase — MAEKYIIVTGGVLSGIGKGVVSASIGRLLKELGLKVNSLKIDPYLNVDAGTMNPNQHGEVFVTEDGYEADLDLGHYERFLGIEMKSFNNMTAGQVYKYVIEKEREGKYLGATVQMVPHVTERIKERIEEIDTEVLLIEIGGTVGDIEGEIFLEAVRELSFEKGRENFMFIHVTFVPYLHVTNEFKTKPTQQSIQLLRRIGIQPDMLLVRTEKEIDLSSLEKVALFGGVPLEYVVNLPDLANVYEVPQMLYEKNIHVLISSKLNLEISKEVGELSWKCPKTFKNLKIAMICKYLGTDDAYKSIMESVFLSGTKRPDLINSEELEEMNEEEIRILLSKYEGIIIPGGFGSRGIEGKIKAIKYARENNVPLLGICLGMQLMVIEYARNVFDYKEANSTEFDENTPYPVIDLMEEQKKMLNLGGTMRLGAQKIEIFPNTKLHKIYGEKNSVLERHRHRYEVNYKEFENMFEKGKNVPNKLSISAMTDFVEAIELNSHPFYIGIQYHPEFKTKVGDPHPIFKAFIEAIEKNK, encoded by the coding sequence ATGGCTGAAAAATATATTATAGTAACTGGCGGCGTGCTCAGTGGCATAGGAAAAGGAGTCGTTTCCGCTTCAATAGGAAGGCTATTAAAAGAATTGGGATTAAAAGTCAATTCTTTGAAAATAGATCCCTATCTAAACGTAGATGCAGGAACTATGAATCCCAATCAACATGGAGAAGTTTTTGTGACCGAAGATGGTTACGAAGCAGACCTTGATTTGGGACATTACGAGAGATTTTTAGGAATAGAGATGAAAAGTTTTAACAATATGACAGCTGGCCAAGTGTATAAATACGTTATCGAAAAAGAAAGGGAAGGAAAGTATTTAGGAGCCACCGTTCAGATGGTGCCTCACGTCACCGAAAGAATAAAAGAAAGAATCGAAGAGATAGACACAGAAGTCTTGCTCATTGAAATAGGGGGTACCGTTGGCGATATTGAAGGTGAAATATTTTTAGAGGCAGTAAGAGAGCTATCCTTTGAGAAAGGCCGAGAAAATTTTATGTTTATACATGTAACCTTTGTTCCCTATTTACATGTAACCAACGAGTTTAAAACCAAGCCAACTCAACAATCTATTCAACTTTTAAGAAGAATAGGAATCCAACCAGATATGCTTTTGGTAAGAACGGAAAAAGAGATAGATCTTTCCAGTCTTGAAAAAGTAGCTCTGTTTGGCGGCGTCCCTTTAGAGTACGTTGTCAACCTTCCTGATTTAGCTAATGTTTATGAAGTTCCTCAAATGCTATATGAAAAGAATATTCATGTGCTTATCTCAAGTAAATTGAATCTGGAAATATCAAAAGAAGTAGGAGAATTAAGTTGGAAATGTCCCAAAACATTTAAAAACCTAAAAATTGCTATGATTTGCAAGTATTTAGGTACCGATGATGCCTACAAGAGCATAATGGAAAGTGTTTTTTTAAGTGGCACTAAAAGGCCCGATCTAATCAACTCCGAAGAACTGGAAGAAATGAATGAAGAGGAAATTAGAATACTTTTAAGTAAATACGAAGGTATAATTATCCCAGGTGGATTTGGATCAAGAGGAATAGAAGGAAAAATAAAGGCTATAAAATATGCTCGTGAAAATAATGTTCCTCTTCTAGGGATCTGCCTAGGTATGCAACTAATGGTCATTGAATATGCCAGAAATGTTTTCGACTACAAAGAAGCAAATTCTACAGAATTCGATGAAAATACTCCTTATCCTGTTATAGATTTGATGGAAGAACAAAAAAAGATGTTGAATTTGGGTGGTACTATGAGACTAGGCGCCCAAAAAATTGAAATATTTCCAAACACGAAACTTCACAAGATTTATGGAGAAAAAAATTCTGTCCTTGAAAGGCACAGACACCGTTATGAAGTCAATTACAAAGAGTTCGAGAATATGTTTGAAAAAGGAAAAAATGTTCCTAATAAACTTTCTATTTCAGCTATGACAGATTTCGTTGAAGCCATTGAATTGAATTCTCATCCTTTTTATATTGGCATTCAATACCATCCGGAATTTAAAACAAAAGTTGGAGATCCGCATCCTATCTTCAAAGCATTTATTGAAGCGATTGAAAAAAACAAATAA
- a CDS encoding exodeoxyribonuclease VII large subunit: MLFPQQEEFKFESIQELIEYLNSIFTSSPLYRQEIEVIGDVTHAKYSKRGDLYIELSQRVRSSNYSITVVFSQTVVPYVFEHCGIDNERELFNKRWKFQGVVNFWKREAKYVVSGSSIIPLGASEIEKKKKEILEKLEKSNLLRKVEHELIELDPIKKIAVITSPTAAGFGDFQKNINHSRFIPIVHLYPAPMQGAETVPGIKKALFAILKSGIDYDVVVIIRGGGSKSDLMYFDDFELGSLIAKFNRKIPVLTGIGHEQDSTIPDFVSWKNYSTPTEVSRDIVNQINYFTDNLETLEKNITYSFTNVYYQMENLLSFNTINNIKYYLSRELINLFRTLDEDHLNITRKVNQMIESSEKSISLNKLDYIQRFIEYSIKTYNQNIISTTNEIVSELKSKFEVSERLLFSTFQELTKSSPFAAFLNNGVLVKKGEEIIDSVEKLQTKDEVKLIFKDGEAESSIEKIQKW; this comes from the coding sequence TTGTTATTTCCCCAGCAAGAAGAATTTAAATTTGAAAGTATACAAGAGTTAATAGAATATTTGAACAGTATATTCACCAGTTCTCCTCTTTACAGGCAAGAAATCGAGGTTATCGGAGATGTCACTCATGCAAAATACAGTAAAAGAGGGGACCTCTACATTGAACTTTCTCAAAGAGTGAGAAGTTCAAATTATTCAATAACAGTTGTTTTCAGCCAAACTGTTGTTCCATATGTTTTTGAACATTGCGGTATTGACAACGAAAGGGAACTCTTCAACAAAAGATGGAAGTTTCAAGGGGTTGTTAATTTTTGGAAAAGAGAAGCTAAGTATGTAGTATCTGGTTCATCAATAATACCTTTAGGCGCTTCTGAAATAGAAAAGAAGAAAAAAGAAATATTGGAAAAGTTGGAAAAGAGCAATCTTCTAAGAAAAGTGGAACATGAACTAATAGAACTTGATCCAATAAAAAAGATAGCCGTTATTACTTCACCAACCGCCGCAGGTTTTGGCGATTTTCAAAAAAACATTAATCATTCTAGGTTCATTCCTATTGTACACTTATATCCCGCTCCTATGCAAGGTGCAGAAACGGTACCTGGGATCAAAAAAGCCCTGTTTGCTATTTTAAAGTCGGGAATCGATTATGATGTGGTCGTTATAATCAGGGGAGGCGGTTCAAAAAGCGACCTGATGTATTTTGATGATTTTGAGCTTGGTTCTCTTATAGCAAAGTTTAACCGAAAGATTCCTGTTCTTACAGGGATAGGGCATGAACAAGATTCTACAATACCTGATTTTGTTAGTTGGAAAAACTATTCAACACCTACGGAAGTATCAAGAGATATAGTCAATCAAATTAACTATTTTACAGATAATCTAGAAACCCTAGAAAAAAATATAACCTATTCTTTTACCAATGTTTATTACCAAATGGAGAACTTACTCTCTTTCAATACGATTAACAACATTAAATATTACCTTAGTAGGGAATTAATTAATTTGTTCAGAACTTTGGACGAGGATCATCTTAATATTACTAGAAAAGTTAACCAAATGATTGAAAGTAGTGAAAAATCAATATCTCTCAACAAGTTGGACTATATTCAAAGGTTCATAGAATATAGCATCAAAACTTACAACCAGAACATAATAAGTACAACGAATGAAATTGTTTCTGAGTTGAAAAGTAAGTTCGAAGTATCAGAAAGGCTTTTATTTAGTACTTTTCAAGAGCTCACTAAGTCGAGTCCTTTTGCTGCTTTTTTAAATAACGGAGTTTTGGTAAAAAAAGGTGAAGAGATCATTGATAGTGTTGAAAAATTACAAACAAAAGACGAGGTTAAATTAATATTTAAAGATGGAGAAGCTGAATCTAGCATAGAAAAGATTCAAAAATGGTGA
- a CDS encoding transglycosylase SLT domain-containing protein: MHKKRYTTIIMLLTLSLAAFSLSPYVNVNNQEDVKEDITIKTVLFDFISSQYKLAVGKDMPQDRLQLLVSSIMEASKIFEISPLMIAAIIDTETNFKNIIGSYGEVGYMQLRPSTAQFVVNKYYDLFASLNYTETSLDWIEERLLLDPRYNILVGTAYLKYLMETHGDPYKALGWYNGGGNDYYANKVVYNINKIAIKYPII, from the coding sequence ATGCACAAAAAACGATACACTACTATTATAATGCTCTTAACGCTTTCGTTGGCAGCGTTCTCTTTATCCCCCTATGTAAATGTTAACAATCAAGAGGATGTCAAAGAAGATATAACTATTAAAACCGTTTTATTCGATTTTATTTCATCACAATACAAACTAGCAGTCGGGAAAGATATGCCACAAGATAGGTTGCAATTACTTGTTTCCTCCATTATGGAAGCTTCAAAAATCTTTGAAATATCCCCTTTGATGATAGCGGCAATAATAGACACTGAAACAAATTTCAAAAATATTATTGGCAGTTACGGAGAAGTAGGTTACATGCAGCTTAGACCATCAACCGCGCAGTTTGTTGTAAACAAATATTATGACCTTTTTGCAAGCTTGAATTATACTGAAACGAGTTTGGATTGGATTGAAGAAAGACTTTTATTAGATCCTAGGTACAACATACTTGTCGGGACAGCTTATTTGAAGTATTTGATGGAAACTCACGGCGATCCTTACAAAGCCCTAGGGTGGTACAATGGCGGCGGAAATGATTATTACGCAAATAAAGTAGTTTATAACATAAATAAGATTGCCATTAAATATCCCATTATTTAA
- a CDS encoding alpha-amylase family glycosyl hydrolase: MNHVAVTSEWFQRALRGEEPYKNWFIWANEKADLEEKRHWDESKIWQKIGDRYFYGIFGPASPDLNFESKELWEEIKRIFKFWLDNGFDGFRLDAAKHIFDFDIEKMRFHYQHEKNIEFWKEMVSYIKSIKNDALVISEVWDAPEIVRKYEGIFDISFNFPLAEDLKMTLKNESPQELVETLKKCMTEYLPNGKVLSMSGNFLTNHDMTRILSDLKDEEKVKLGFSILYTLPGIPFIYYGEETGMKGIPLDVNFTEDSQEPFHWYENGFGPGQTEWKGYKFNPPYSGESFEEQINKKNSILNIIKNLIRFRKSNPWIDDARIEILNFDQNMVKLRCYSQLNEFIAYYNLKSSKCSVLLENGEELLSIGNNKAAQGYVELSPYGVYLIKKS; encoded by the coding sequence ATTAACCATGTTGCAGTAACATCAGAATGGTTTCAACGCGCACTTAGGGGAGAAGAGCCCTACAAAAATTGGTTCATTTGGGCTAACGAGAAAGCTGATTTAGAAGAAAAAAGGCATTGGGATGAAAGTAAAATCTGGCAAAAGATAGGAGACAGATATTTTTACGGCATCTTCGGTCCTGCCTCTCCTGACCTTAATTTTGAAAGCAAAGAATTGTGGGAAGAGATAAAAAGGATCTTTAAATTCTGGTTAGACAATGGTTTTGATGGTTTTAGATTGGACGCTGCAAAACACATTTTTGATTTTGACATTGAAAAGATGAGATTCCATTACCAACATGAAAAAAATATTGAATTCTGGAAAGAGATGGTTAGCTATATAAAATCCATAAAAAACGATGCTTTAGTTATAAGTGAGGTCTGGGATGCACCGGAAATAGTAAGAAAGTACGAAGGAATATTCGATATAAGTTTTAATTTTCCTCTTGCAGAGGATTTAAAGATGACGCTAAAGAACGAATCACCTCAGGAACTAGTAGAAACATTGAAAAAATGTATGACAGAGTATCTACCAAATGGTAAGGTTCTATCTATGTCAGGTAATTTTTTAACTAATCACGATATGACAAGGATTCTGTCTGACTTAAAAGACGAGGAGAAAGTAAAGTTAGGTTTTTCAATTCTTTATACCCTTCCAGGGATTCCTTTTATCTACTATGGCGAGGAAACAGGAATGAAAGGCATACCCCTTGACGTTAATTTTACCGAAGACAGTCAAGAACCATTTCATTGGTACGAAAATGGTTTTGGACCTGGTCAAACAGAATGGAAAGGGTATAAATTCAACCCTCCATATTCGGGGGAATCTTTTGAAGAGCAGATAAACAAGAAAAATTCGATTTTAAATATCATAAAAAATTTGATTAGATTTAGAAAGTCTAACCCATGGATTGACGATGCACGGATCGAGATTTTGAATTTTGACCAAAATATGGTAAAATTAAGGTGTTATAGTCAATTAAATGAATTTATAGCTTATTATAACCTAAAATCTTCCAAATGCTCCGTTTTGCTTGAAAATGGAGAAGAATTATTGTCTATTGGAAACAATAAAGCAGCACAAGGTTATGTTGAACTTTCACCTTACGGTGTTTATTTAATCAAAAAAAGTTGA
- the acpP gene encoding acyl carrier protein — protein sequence MTKDELFEKVKEIIVDTLSVDEDEVTLDASFTDDLDADSLELVDLTMAFESEFGVTIEDEELEKIKTVENAVNLLSEKLNIDDED from the coding sequence ATGACAAAGGATGAGTTGTTCGAAAAAGTAAAAGAAATAATCGTAGATACATTGAGTGTCGACGAGGATGAAGTTACATTGGATGCCTCATTTACCGATGATTTAGACGCGGATTCTTTAGAGCTAGTAGATTTGACCATGGCTTTTGAGTCTGAATTCGGAGTAACGATAGAGGATGAAGAGTTAGAAAAAATCAAAACCGTTGAAAATGCGGTTAATTTATTATCTGAAAAATTGAACATCGACGATGAGGATTGA
- a CDS encoding alpha-amylase family glycosyl hydrolase, with amino-acid sequence MTFYELYLRSFYDSNGDGLGDLQGLKQKLDYLCDLGVDHVWFLPIMKSPAFHGYTVSNFFEVNPVYGDLKDLRETLNEGHKKRY; translated from the coding sequence ATGACTTTTTATGAATTATATTTACGTTCTTTTTATGATTCAAATGGTGACGGCCTGGGAGATTTACAGGGATTAAAACAAAAACTGGATTACCTTTGTGATTTGGGAGTTGATCATGTCTGGTTCTTACCAATTATGAAATCTCCAGCCTTTCATGGTTATACAGTCTCCAATTTTTTTGAGGTTAACCCTGTTTATGGGGATTTAAAAGATTTAAGAGAGACATTAAACGAGGGCCACAAAAAAAGGTATTAA